Within Burkholderia cepacia GG4, the genomic segment CGAGAAGAATTCACCGGTGCCGCCGGCCGCGAACAGCGCGGTCGCGCCGTACGGTGCCAGCCATTCCAGGCGCTCGGCATAGGTGGTCGGGCGGAAGCTGCCGTCTGCGTCGAAATCCGTCAGCGGAAACGACAGCAGGCCGTGGGAGATGATCTGTTTGAGTTCTTGCGGTGAAGTCATGGTTAGGTCGTCCGTCTAGCGCGAGTGCTGGGTTCGTCGGGCACGGCATCCGGGCCACATTGGCGATGTCGTTGTATGTCATCGTACAACGAGGGGAGGGGTGACGCAAGCGGTTTGCTGGCCGATCGGAGGTAGGGTCTTTCCGGATAAGGGTTTACGTAGCATCGCGGATTGGTGTTGAATGTCGTATGATGACTAACGATTTGACCGGTAGCCTCCCAGGAATTCCGATGACTGCTTCCCCTCTCTATATCCGCGTGCATCCGGACGACAACGTCGCGATCGTCGTCAACGACGGCGGCCTGCCCGAGGGCGCGACGTTCGCCGACGGGCTGACATTGCGCGAAGGCGTGCCGCAAGGGCACAAGGTTGCGCTGGCCGATCTCGCGGCCGGCGACCCGATCGTCCGCTACAACGTCGTGATCGGCTACGCGCTCACCGAGCTGCGGCGCGGCAGCTGGGTCAACGAGCGCACGATGCGGATGCCCGAGCCGCCGGGGCTCGACGACTTGCCGCTCGCCACGCGCGCCGCACCGTCGCTGGCGCCGCTCGAGGGCTATACGTTCGAGGGCTTCCGCAATCCCGACGGTTCGGTCGGCACGCGCAACATTCTCGCGATCACGACGACCGTGCAGTGCGTGTCGGGTGTCGTCGAGCATGCGGTCAAGCGGATCAAGGAGGAACTGCTGCCGCGTTACCCGAACGTCGACGACGTGGTCGGACTCGAGCACACGTACGGCTGCGGCGTCGCGATCGACGCGCCCGACGCCGACATCCCGATCCGCACGCTGCGCAACATCAGCCTGAACCCGAACTTCGGCGGCGAGGTGATGACGGTGAGCCTCGGCTGCGAGAAGCTGCAGCCCGAGCGCCTGCTGCCGCCCGGCGTGATTCCGGTGGCGGCCGACGGCGCGACGGACAACGGCGGCGTCGTGTGCCTGCAGGACGCCGCGCATGTCGGCTTCAACTCGATGATCGACTCGATCATGAAGATGGCCGAATCGCATCTGGAGCGGTTGAACCGCCGCCGTCGCGAAACCTGCCCGGCGTCGGATCTCGTCGTCGGTGTGCAGTGCGGCGGCAGCGACGCGTTCTCGGGGCTCACCGCGAACCCGGCGGTCGGCTTCGCGGCCGACCTGCTCGTGCGTGCCGGCGCAACGATCATGTTCTCGGAAGTGACCGAAGTGCGCGACGGCGTCGCGCAACTCACGTCGCGCGCGGCGAACGAGGACGTCGCCCGCGAGATCATCCGCGAGATGGACTGGTACGACCGCTACCTGGAGCGCGGCCGCGTCGACCGCAGTGCGAACACGACGCCCGGCAACAAGAAGGGCGGCCTGTCGAACATCGTCGAGAAGGCGATGGGTTCGATCGTGAAGTCGGGCAGCGCGCCGATCGCCGGCGTCGTGCGTCCCGGCGATCGGGCGCGGCAGAAGGGGCTGCTGTACGCGGCGACGCCCGCGAGCGACTTCATCTGCGGCACGCTGCAGCTCGCGGCGGGGATGAACCTGCACATTTTCACGACGGGCCGCGGCACGCCGTACGGCCTCGCGCAGGTTCCGGTGATCAAGGTCGCGACGCGCAGCGATCTCGCGCGCCGCTGGCACGACCTGATGGATCTCGACGCGGGGCAGATTGCGACCGGCGCGGCCTCGATCGAGGACGTGGGCTGGGAGCTGTTCCGGCTGATGCTCGACGTCGCGAGCGGCAAGCGCCGCACGTGGGCCGAGCAATGGAAGCTCGCGAATGCGCTGACGCTGTTCAACCCGGCGCCGGTGACCTGACGCGCGCGGTTGCGACGACAGGCGATGCGGGCGCCTTCGGGCGCCCGTTTTCGTTGGGGCGGCGCGATTTCCTTACCTCGTACGTAATCGACCGCCCGCGCGAGGCCGGCGACGATAGCGGCACGCGAACCTGAAACGTCCGCGGCGCTGTCCTCCCTTCATCCAGACCAGGAGCCTCGTATGCACACCGCCCAAACCGTCCCGTCCGCTCACGCCGACCTGATCGACCGCTATATCGACGCATGGAACGAACCCGACGTCGTGCGCCGGCGCGCGCTGATCGATGCGACCTACGCGAGCGACGCGGCGTATCGCGACCCGCTGATGACCGGCGACGGCCACGCGGGCATCGATACGATGATCGCGTCGGTGCAGGCGCGCTTCCCCGCGTATCGCTTCTGTCGCACGACCGACGTCGACGCGTTTGGCCAGCACCTGCGTTTCTCGTGGGCGCTCGTGTCGCCCGATGGCGCGGCGATCGTGAAGGGCTCGGATTTCGGCACCGTCGACGCGTCCGGCCGCCTGAAGTCGGTCACGGGCTTCATCGACGAAATGCCGGCCGCGGCGTCGTGACGCGAGCCGCGCATGCCCGGCGGCGTCCGGGATCGGGTAACGTTATGCGATTCGTTCCTGATCCCGGAGACTTGCCGACATGCTGAAGAATCTCGATCCGCTGCTGCACGCCGACATCCTGCACGCGCTGCGCGCGATGGGCCACGGAGATGAAGTGGCGATTTGCGATGCGAATTTTCCGGCGGAATCCGTCGCCGAGCACACGGTGGTCGGCCGCGCGCTGCGCATCGACGGCGCCGACTCGGCGCGTGTCGCGCGCGCGGTGCTGTCGGTGCTGCCGCTCGACACGTTCGTCGACACGCCCGCGTGGCGGATGGAGGTCGTCGGCGATCCGGCCGCGGTGCCGCCGGTGCAGCGCGAGGTGCAGGCCGAGATCGATCGTGCGGAAGGGCGCGCGGTGCCGCTCGCGGGTGTCGACCGTTTCGCGTTCTACGAGCGCGCGCAGCAGGCGTACGCGGTGATCGTCACCGGCGAGTTGCGCGGCTACGGCTGCTTCCTGTTCAAGAAAGGTGTACTGCTGAGCGATGCTGAATAGGGCCTGTTCCCGTTATCGGCGGGAATGGCCGTCACGCCGTTTTTCGCGGCGCAGCCCTGCCGGCGGCGCCGCCGCAGTGTAAAGATTTGCTACAACCTTTTTCTTGGACAGCGCGGAAAGACCCTCTATGCTGGCCCATTTGCCGCGGGCCCAGCAGGGCCGCGCGGCCCCGGACCGCACGGGCGCGACTCGTGCGGGCGGCCGAATTGCATACGAGGAGAAAGGCATGACGCGTTCCGTCGATTCCGGCGTCATCTTGTTCGCACGCCTGGCGCTGGCGGCGTTGTTCTTGTGGGGTGGCGTGATGAAGCTGCTCGGCTATGGCGATTTCATCGGCTATCTGCACGGGCTGAACGTACCCTATCCGCAGGTGATCGGGCCGGTCGTCGTTACGATCGAAGCGCTCGGCGGCCTGCTGTTGATCGTCGGCTACAAGGTGAAGCCGCTCGCGTTGCTGATGGCGTTCTATACGGTCGCGACCGCGATGGTCGGGCACAATTTCTGGGACGCGACGGACGCCGCGGTCCAGCACGACATGGTGATCCACTTCTGGAAGAACATCGCGATCGCCGGCGGGTTCCTGCTGCTGTTCGTGACCGGCGCAGGCAGCGCCAGCATCGACGCGCTGCGCCGGCCGAGTTCGTCGTACGGCGCGCTGCGCTGAGTTGAACTGAGCGTCGAACGCACGCACGGCGTCGCGCCGAAGCAAGACAAAAGGGCCGAATCCCGCACACCGCGGGATTCGGCCCTTTGTTCATGCCGCCGGCGCGTGCGCGCCGACGTTCAGCGTGCGTCCTTCAGGTCCTTTGCATCCTTCGAGAACTGCACGGCGATCGCGCCGAGCACGCAGATCACTGCGACATAGACAACCGGTGCGAGCGGATTCGACTTCATCATCAGCGACACGATCACCGGCGTGAGGCCGCCGAAGATCGCATACGCGACGTTGTACGAGAACGAGATGCCCGAGAAGCGCACGACGGCCGGGAAGCTGCGGACCATCACGAACGGCACCGCGCCGATCGTGCCGACCATGAAGCCGGCGATCCCGTAGTACAGCGGCAGCGTCGACGCGTCGGCCGCGACCTGCGCGAACAGCAGGTAGTAGCACGCGGCCAGCACGAGGCCGCCGATGCCGAGCACGCGCTTCGCGCCGATCCAGCCCGCGAGCGAGCCGGCGGTGATGCAGCCGGCCGTCAGGCACAGCGTCGCGACGCTGTTCGCGAACAGCGTGGTCGCGGGCGTCAGGTGGAACTGCTTCTGCAGCAGCGCGGGCGTCATCAGGATCACGACGACGATCGCCGCCGACAGCATCCACGTGAGCAGCATCGACACGATCACCGCGCGGCCGTGGTCGCGCAGCACGGCCTTCAGCGGAATCTCGGCCGCGAGCGCCTTCTTCGCCTTCATCTCGGCGAACACCGGCGTCTCGTGCAGCCAGCGGCGCAGGTACACGGAGAACAGGCCGAACACGCCGCCGAGCAGGAACGGAATGCGCCATGCGAACGCGGTCACTTCGGCGCCCGAGTAGCGGCTGTTGATGCCCGCGGCGACCAGCGAGCCGAGCAGGATGCCGGCCGTGAGGCCCGCGGTCAGCGTGCCGCACGCGTAGCCGATGTGGCGCGACGGCACGTGCTCCGACACGAACACCCATGCGCCCGGCACTTCGCCGCCGACCGCCGCGCCTTGCAGCACGCGGAACAGCAGCAGCAACACCGGCGCGAAGATGCCGATCGAGTCGTAGGTCGGCAGCAGGCCCATCAGCAGCGTCGGCACCGACATCATCAGCACGCTCAGCGTGAACATCCGCTTGCGGCCGAACAGGTCGCCGAAGTGCGCCATGATCACGCCGCCGAGCGGGCGCGCGAGATAGCCGGCCGCGAAGATGCCGAACGTCTGCAACTGGCGTAGCCAGTCGGGAATGTCGTGCGGGAAGAACAGCTGCCCGATCGCGGGCGCGAAGAACACGAAGATGATGAAGTCGTAGAACTCGAGGGCGCCGCCGAGTGCGGCGAGGCCGAGGGTCTTGTAGTCGCTGCGCGTGAGTGCGCGGTCGGCGGCGCGAGGCACGCCGCTCAATTCGGAAGCTTGCATGGTCAGGACGATCGGTTTTCGAATGTTGTTGTCGGTGCTGCGTCTCCAGGGCCCGCTATCGGCATGGACTGGCTAGGCGCGGCCTGCATCGTCGAGCGTGTGCCGAGCGCCGGATAGGGCACGTGACACGCGCCGTCGCACCGGGATGGGGCGCGACGGAGACGAAGCGTCAAAGCGGGTGGGAGGATTCTACAGGAGCGCGAAATGCGCGCGCGCGGGGGCGCGCCGAGGAATGCTTCGGACTTCGTGATGGCGAAACGCACGCGGCGCGGCAGGCGGGGGGGCCGCTTGCCGCGCCGCGCGGGACAGGATCTGCGTGATCAGTTGCCGGCGATCGTGTCGACCGGCTTGAACGCGCCGTGCTCGACCTTGTAGATCGTCACGGGTGCATCCTTCAGGTCGCCCTTCGCGTCGTATGCGATGCTGGGGGCTGACACGCCCTTGATCGACACCTTGCCGAGATACGGCGTATAGACCTTCGGGTCGGTCGAGTTCGCGTCCTTCATCGCAGTGAGCAGCGCGATCGTGCCGTCGTACGAGTACGGCGAATAGGTGATCACGTCTTCATTGAAGCGCGCCTTGTAGCGCGATGCGTAGCCGGCGAAGCCCGGCATCTTTTCCTTCGGCAGCCCGCCCATGTAGACGATCGCACCCTCGGCCGCTTCGCCGCCGACCTTCAGGAACGTCGGCGAGCGCGACATCTCGCCGGTCACGAATGCCGACTTCATCCCGAGCTGGCGCATCTTGCGGATCATCGGGGAAGACTGCGCATCGCCGCCGCCGTAGAAGATCGCGTCGGGGTTGACGCCCTTCAGGTTGGTCAGGATCGCCGAGAAGTCGAGCGCCTTGTCGTTCGTGAAGTCGCGCTTGATGATCGTGCCGCCCGCGGCTTCCACGGCCTTCGCGAATTCGTCGGCGATGCCCTGGCCGTAGGCGGTTCGGTCGTCGATGATCGCGATGCGCTTGAAGTGCAGCGTCTTCACCGCATACATGCCGACGATGCGGCCGGCCTGCGCGTCGCTCGTCAGTAGCCGGTAGGTCGTCTTGTAGCCGCGCGCCGTGTACTGCGGCGACGTCGCCATCGAGATCTGCGGCAGCCCTGCGCGATCGTACAGGTCGGACGCCGGAATGCTCGTGCCCGAGTTGAAGTGGCCGATGACCCCGCGGACGTTGTCGTCGATCAACCGCTGCGCGACGGTCGTGCCGGTGCGCGGGTCGGCCTGGTCGTCCTGCGAGTCGAGCTGGAACGTGACCGGCTTGCCGCCGATCGTCGGATGCGTCGCGTTGAAATCGGCGATCGCGAGTTGCACGCCCTTCTGCATGTCCGTGCCGTAGTTCGACTGCGGCCCCGTCAGCGGTGCGGCGAAACCGATCTTGACGACGTCGGCGGCGATGGCGTGTGCGCCCGACAGTGCGCAGGCGGCAGCCAGCGCGACGTGCGATACCTTCAGCTTCACTTTCACTTCCCCTTGATGGCGTGGTTGGGCCGCCGCCGGCCAGCGGGCCGGTGCGGTAAACCGGGCGAGACGTATCGGTTTGCAGGGCTTTGCGAAAGCCGCGCGGGGTGTGCCGTGCGCTGCGCGGGTTGTGCCGGAATCGGCGTGCGCCGCGGTGGCGGGATGTCGTCTCGTAACCGTTGATTGAAGTCTAGGTAGCGAAAATGCGCGCGTCTTGCGCGTTCGGTGCGTGGCCGGCGACGATTTCGGCATATCGTCGATAACCCTGATATATGCTGAAATCGTCATTCTGAATGCGCAAACGCGCCAAGACGCGACACGTCGGCATTTTTACGATGGCGGGTTCGGGCGCGCGTTGTCTCGGTGCCCGTGCGGTGCGCCGGCAGCGCCGACAGATCCGCGCGGGCAGGCGGCGACCCGATGCGAGATCGCCGCCGCCGGGCACGCGAGCGGCGCGGTGGTTGCGCGCACAACCGCGCCACGCACTACGCGCCACCGCCTGCGGTCGTCCGCTCGTCGTCGATCGGCGGCGCGGCCCGCGGGCCACCGTTCGCGAACGCCCGATCACGCGCCCGGGATCATCCGCCCCGCGATCGCCGCGACGCGTTCGAGGGTGCGCTCCTATAATCGACGCCATCAGCCACGCCCTTCGCAGATGCCGGGATGACGACCTTTCTTGCCGCACCGCCCATGAGCTTGTCCGATACGTTGCGCTACCAGCCCGACAATGCCGATTTCGGCGCGATGCTCGCGCACTTCCGCCTGCTCGAACCGGTGTTCGACGCGCTGCCCGACGTCGCCTTCTTCGTGAAGGACGCGAACGGCCGCTACGCACTCGTCAACCGCACGCTGGCGCTGCGCTGCGGCTACAAGGACAAGCGCGACCTGCTCGGCAAGACGACCGACGAAGTGTTTCCGCGCCGCTTCGGCCGTACCTATTTCGAGCAGGACATGGCGACGATCAACGCCGGCCAGCAACTGATGGACCAGCTCGAGCTGCATCTGTATCCGGGCCGCCAGCCGGGCTGGTGCCTGACCTGCAAGGAGCCGCTGCGCGACGCGGCCGGCAAGGTGGTCGGCCTCGCGGGCATCTCGCGCGACCTGAAGGCGCACGAAGGTTCGCATCCGGCCTACAGCAAGCTCGCCGACGTGGTCCAGCACATCCAGGATCACTACGTGCAGCCGCTGAACCTGAAGCAGCTCGCGCAGATGGCCGGGATGTCGGTCGCGCAGCTCGAACGCTACTTCCACAAGGTGTTTCACCTGACGCCGCGCCAGGTGCTGCTGAAAACGCGGCTCGATGCGGCCACCGCGCTGCTCGTCACGCACGACAAGGTCACCGACGTCGCGGCGCTATGCGGCTATACGGATCACAGTGCGTTTACGCGCCAGTTCAAGGCGACGGTGGGGGTGACGCCGACGGAATACCGGCTGATGCAGCAGGACCGGGCAGTGTGACGCGACGCGCCGGCCAGGCCGGCGTGCCGCAATGATCGGGGATAGGACGGGAACGGGAAAGCGGCGGCTCAGCGGTAGCCGAGCCCTTTCAGGACGGCCGTGCCGTCTTCGGTGAGCCGGAAGCTCGGTGCGGTGTCGGCGTCGAGCTTGACCATCTCGACGAGGCCGGCTTCCTGAAGCGCCGGCAATTCGGGTTTGGCATTCGCGCCGATCGGTGCATGCAGCAGCACGAGCAGCGTCGCGATTTCGTGATGGCTGAGCAAACGGCGCAGCATCGTCTTCTTCGCAGGTGGGGCGGCCGGGCGGCCCGCGGGTGCATCTACGGCGCTCATCGCTGTCCTCCTTTTCGAGATATCCATCGGGTACTGGTTGCGGATGGTGCCCACGAAGACTTAAGCGATTCTTAAAACCGCGGCGACGGCGCGGATGCTGCGACGCGGCAACCATTACCGGATGTAACCCCCGCCGGGCGGCCGTTTCGGATCGAAAGCGGTCGGCCTTGCCGGGCGGGGCCGCGTCGCAGGA encodes:
- a CDS encoding RbsD/FucU family protein, which codes for MLKNLDPLLHADILHALRAMGHGDEVAICDANFPAESVAEHTVVGRALRIDGADSARVARAVLSVLPLDTFVDTPAWRMEVVGDPAAVPPVQREVQAEIDRAEGRAVPLAGVDRFAFYERAQQAYAVIVTGELRGYGCFLFKKGVLLSDAE
- a CDS encoding DoxX family protein, producing MTRSVDSGVILFARLALAALFLWGGVMKLLGYGDFIGYLHGLNVPYPQVIGPVVVTIEALGGLLLIVGYKVKPLALLMAFYTVATAMVGHNFWDATDAAVQHDMVIHFWKNIAIAGGFLLLFVTGAGSASIDALRRPSSSYGALR
- a CDS encoding AraC family transcriptional regulator, with the translated sequence MTTFLAAPPMSLSDTLRYQPDNADFGAMLAHFRLLEPVFDALPDVAFFVKDANGRYALVNRTLALRCGYKDKRDLLGKTTDEVFPRRFGRTYFEQDMATINAGQQLMDQLELHLYPGRQPGWCLTCKEPLRDAAGKVVGLAGISRDLKAHEGSHPAYSKLADVVQHIQDHYVQPLNLKQLAQMAGMSVAQLERYFHKVFHLTPRQVLLKTRLDAATALLVTHDKVTDVAALCGYTDHSAFTRQFKATVGVTPTEYRLMQQDRAV
- the garD gene encoding galactarate dehydratase produces the protein MTASPLYIRVHPDDNVAIVVNDGGLPEGATFADGLTLREGVPQGHKVALADLAAGDPIVRYNVVIGYALTELRRGSWVNERTMRMPEPPGLDDLPLATRAAPSLAPLEGYTFEGFRNPDGSVGTRNILAITTTVQCVSGVVEHAVKRIKEELLPRYPNVDDVVGLEHTYGCGVAIDAPDADIPIRTLRNISLNPNFGGEVMTVSLGCEKLQPERLLPPGVIPVAADGATDNGGVVCLQDAAHVGFNSMIDSIMKMAESHLERLNRRRRETCPASDLVVGVQCGGSDAFSGLTANPAVGFAADLLVRAGATIMFSEVTEVRDGVAQLTSRAANEDVAREIIREMDWYDRYLERGRVDRSANTTPGNKKGGLSNIVEKAMGSIVKSGSAPIAGVVRPGDRARQKGLLYAATPASDFICGTLQLAAGMNLHIFTTGRGTPYGLAQVPVIKVATRSDLARRWHDLMDLDAGQIATGAASIEDVGWELFRLMLDVASGKRRTWAEQWKLANALTLFNPAPVT
- a CDS encoding branched-chain amino acid ABC transporter substrate-binding protein → MKLKVSHVALAAACALSGAHAIAADVVKIGFAAPLTGPQSNYGTDMQKGVQLAIADFNATHPTIGGKPVTFQLDSQDDQADPRTGTTVAQRLIDDNVRGVIGHFNSGTSIPASDLYDRAGLPQISMATSPQYTARGYKTTYRLLTSDAQAGRIVGMYAVKTLHFKRIAIIDDRTAYGQGIADEFAKAVEAAGGTIIKRDFTNDKALDFSAILTNLKGVNPDAIFYGGGDAQSSPMIRKMRQLGMKSAFVTGEMSRSPTFLKVGGEAAEGAIVYMGGLPKEKMPGFAGYASRYKARFNEDVITYSPYSYDGTIALLTAMKDANSTDPKVYTPYLGKVSIKGVSAPSIAYDAKGDLKDAPVTIYKVEHGAFKPVDTIAGN
- a CDS encoding MFS transporter, which encodes MQASELSGVPRAADRALTRSDYKTLGLAALGGALEFYDFIIFVFFAPAIGQLFFPHDIPDWLRQLQTFGIFAAGYLARPLGGVIMAHFGDLFGRKRMFTLSVLMMSVPTLLMGLLPTYDSIGIFAPVLLLLFRVLQGAAVGGEVPGAWVFVSEHVPSRHIGYACGTLTAGLTAGILLGSLVAAGINSRYSGAEVTAFAWRIPFLLGGVFGLFSVYLRRWLHETPVFAEMKAKKALAAEIPLKAVLRDHGRAVIVSMLLTWMLSAAIVVVILMTPALLQKQFHLTPATTLFANSVATLCLTAGCITAGSLAGWIGAKRVLGIGGLVLAACYYLLFAQVAADASTLPLYYGIAGFMVGTIGAVPFVMVRSFPAVVRFSGISFSYNVAYAIFGGLTPVIVSLMMKSNPLAPVVYVAVICVLGAIAVQFSKDAKDLKDAR
- a CDS encoding nuclear transport factor 2 family protein encodes the protein MHTAQTVPSAHADLIDRYIDAWNEPDVVRRRALIDATYASDAAYRDPLMTGDGHAGIDTMIASVQARFPAYRFCRTTDVDAFGQHLRFSWALVSPDGAAIVKGSDFGTVDASGRLKSVTGFIDEMPAAAS